A window from Pseudomonas frederiksbergensis encodes these proteins:
- a CDS encoding GntR family transcriptional regulator codes for MTEKKLETTVDRVYQGVYEAISKRSLRPGMKLGEASLAELFNVSRTSVRAALKQLEADGLVTTEPNKGASVSLPSDEEIRSLFETRRLVEIGIVTELCRRRDTAVTQDLRDHLLLEDEAHRSGDHERLIHLLGEFHIKLAQSLNNPVLLDWFRKLISRASLYAAALDDDSHEACRDDEHLRLIEYIEAGNQSAAIELTCMHLNGIEKAILDVAATLKTDYHPLKHLIEV; via the coding sequence ATGACCGAGAAAAAACTCGAGACCACGGTCGACCGCGTCTACCAAGGGGTTTACGAGGCGATCAGCAAACGTTCATTGCGTCCCGGGATGAAGCTGGGCGAAGCGTCATTGGCCGAACTTTTTAATGTCAGCCGGACGTCGGTTCGTGCCGCGCTCAAGCAGTTGGAAGCCGATGGCCTGGTGACCACCGAGCCCAACAAAGGGGCGTCGGTGTCGTTGCCCAGTGATGAGGAAATTCGCTCGCTGTTTGAAACGAGGCGCCTGGTCGAGATCGGCATCGTCACCGAGCTCTGCCGCCGTCGTGATACTGCCGTGACCCAGGACCTGCGTGATCACCTGTTGCTGGAGGATGAAGCACACCGCAGTGGCGACCATGAACGGTTGATTCATTTGCTGGGTGAGTTCCACATCAAACTCGCGCAAAGCCTGAACAACCCGGTGTTGCTGGACTGGTTCCGCAAGCTGATTTCCCGCGCCTCGCTGTACGCCGCGGCACTGGATGACGACAGTCACGAAGCGTGCCGCGACGACGAACACCTGCGGCTGATCGAGTACATCGAAGCCGGTAACCAGAGCGCGGCGATCGAACTGACCTGCATGCATTTGAATGGCATCGAGAAGGCCATTCTCGACGTCGCCGCCACGTTGAAAACCGACTACCACCCGCTCAAGCACCTGATCGAGGTCTAA
- a CDS encoding ABC transporter ATP-binding protein yields MGHPTAIEVRNVSKRYSDDPGLAPALDNVSVDIADNEFFTLLGPSGCGKTTLLRTIAGFEQVSEGEIRLAGEPVNDLPPFKRRVNTVFQSYALFPHMSVAQNIAFGLEMQGLDRKLIPQRVDEMLALVQMQHLAQRKPAELSGGQQQRVALARALAPKPKVLLLDEPLSALDLKLRKEMQVELKRVQKEAGITFIFVTHDQEEALTLSDRIAVMSAGKILQIGTPNDIYERPKHQFVAQFIGDINFLPGHIKRGQQNEKLFVPNGMPVEIPCPAQGFDGASVQLAFRPERSQLVDLAQPHHLRGVIEAVLYVGTATLYQCRLNNDIKVMLRENNEGLNRGRVVGDRVAVNLPPHACLLMEA; encoded by the coding sequence ATGGGTCATCCAACTGCGATTGAAGTGCGTAACGTCTCCAAGCGGTATTCCGACGATCCGGGGCTGGCTCCAGCCCTCGACAACGTTTCAGTCGACATTGCCGACAATGAATTCTTCACCTTGCTCGGCCCTTCCGGCTGCGGCAAGACCACCCTGCTGCGCACCATCGCCGGCTTCGAACAGGTCAGCGAAGGCGAGATTCGTCTGGCGGGCGAACCGGTCAATGATTTGCCACCGTTCAAGCGCCGGGTCAACACCGTATTCCAGAGCTACGCGCTGTTTCCGCACATGAGCGTCGCGCAGAATATCGCCTTCGGCCTTGAGATGCAGGGTCTTGATCGCAAGCTCATCCCGCAACGGGTCGATGAGATGCTCGCGCTGGTACAAATGCAACACCTGGCCCAGCGCAAACCGGCCGAATTGTCCGGCGGCCAGCAACAGCGCGTGGCGCTGGCCCGGGCTCTGGCGCCGAAACCCAAAGTGCTGTTGCTCGACGAACCGCTGTCGGCGCTGGACCTGAAGCTGCGCAAGGAAATGCAGGTCGAACTCAAGCGCGTGCAGAAGGAAGCCGGAATCACCTTCATTTTCGTCACCCACGATCAGGAAGAAGCCCTGACCCTGTCCGATCGAATCGCCGTGATGTCCGCCGGCAAGATCCTGCAAATCGGCACGCCGAACGATATCTACGAAAGACCCAAGCATCAGTTTGTCGCCCAGTTTATCGGCGACATCAACTTCCTCCCGGGCCACATCAAGCGCGGCCAGCAAAACGAAAAACTGTTCGTCCCGAACGGCATGCCGGTGGAAATCCCCTGCCCGGCCCAAGGCTTCGACGGCGCCAGCGTGCAATTGGCCTTCCGCCCGGAACGTTCGCAACTGGTCGACCTGGCGCAACCGCATCACCTGCGCGGCGTGATCGAAGCGGTGTTGTATGTCGGCACTGCCACGCTCTATCAGTGCCGGTTGAACAACGACATCAAGGTCATGCTGCGCGAGAACAACGAAGGCCTGAACCGTGGCCGGGTGGTCGGTGATCGCGTCGCGGTCAACCTGCCGCCCCATGCCTGCCTGTTGATGGAGGCCTGA
- a CDS encoding ABC transporter permease — protein sequence MSVSSTSPALSRALLLSPVVLTLLALIAIPLGIMGYISLLPRNVYGGVDWQADWQLQSYVQLFFQEGFDGELELNWVYAQALLRSVFQAGGTTLLCFLFGFPVALWMSSLTPQRRNLMVLLITIPFWTNLLIRNYAWLIILREHGWVAQSLNALFPQAGGITLLYNDFAVSVGLVYSFLPFMILPIYSTLEKLDWRLVEAAYDLGANRWHALKRIILPLSMPGVIAGALLVFVPSLGAFITPAILGGGKTLMIGNLIQQQFGTARNWPLGSSLSFLLLGILLLSLVLYALYSRSAAKTLRRGATA from the coding sequence ATGAGCGTCAGCAGCACTTCTCCCGCCCTCAGCCGTGCGCTGTTGCTCAGCCCGGTGGTTCTGACTTTGCTGGCGTTGATCGCCATTCCGCTCGGCATCATGGGCTACATCAGCTTGCTGCCGCGCAATGTGTACGGCGGCGTCGACTGGCAGGCCGACTGGCAATTGCAAAGCTACGTGCAGCTGTTTTTCCAGGAAGGTTTCGACGGTGAACTGGAGCTGAACTGGGTCTACGCCCAGGCGCTGTTGCGCTCGGTGTTCCAGGCCGGCGGCACCACGTTGCTGTGTTTCCTGTTCGGCTTCCCGGTGGCCTTGTGGATGTCGAGCCTGACACCGCAGCGGCGCAACCTCATGGTGTTGCTGATCACCATTCCGTTCTGGACCAACCTGCTGATCCGCAACTACGCCTGGCTGATCATCCTGCGTGAGCACGGCTGGGTCGCCCAGAGCCTCAACGCGCTGTTCCCCCAGGCGGGTGGCATCACCCTGCTCTACAACGACTTCGCCGTCAGCGTCGGGCTGGTCTACAGCTTCCTGCCGTTCATGATTTTGCCGATCTACTCGACCCTGGAAAAACTCGACTGGCGTCTGGTGGAAGCCGCGTACGACCTCGGCGCCAATCGCTGGCACGCGCTGAAGCGGATCATTCTGCCGCTGTCGATGCCCGGCGTGATTGCCGGCGCGTTGCTGGTGTTTGTGCCGAGTCTCGGTGCGTTCATTACCCCGGCGATTCTCGGCGGCGGCAAGACACTGATGATCGGCAACCTGATCCAGCAACAGTTCGGCACCGCGCGCAACTGGCCGCTGGGCAGTTCGCTGTCATTCCTGTTGCTGGGGATTCTGCTGCTGTCCCTGGTGCTTTACGCCCTCTACAGCCGCAGCGCCGCCAAAACTCTACGTCGGGGAGCCACCGCATGA
- a CDS encoding ABC transporter permease — protein MIALHLKKLPLTREVSLLILAYLYVPIFVLIAYSFNANRSATVWTEFSFAWYGRILANPSIQTAALNSIIVAGIATVCATAIALLAALATYRPFYGQKMVEGGINLPLILPEIVTAVATLLLFMALGIKLGLLTVIVAHIGFCIPFAYLPIRARLNDLDKSLLEAANDLYANPWQVFRRVTLPLLWPAVLSGSVLAFVVSLDDFIMTFFVAGPGSTTLPVYIFSAIKSGVTPEINAISTLMLVISIVLVVLAFWLGQRGKNQ, from the coding sequence ATGATCGCCCTGCACTTGAAAAAACTGCCCCTGACCCGCGAAGTCAGCCTGTTGATCCTGGCCTATCTGTACGTGCCGATCTTCGTGCTGATCGCCTACAGCTTCAACGCCAACCGTTCGGCCACGGTATGGACCGAGTTCTCGTTCGCCTGGTACGGCAGGATTCTGGCCAACCCGTCGATCCAGACGGCAGCGCTGAACTCGATCATCGTCGCCGGCATCGCTACGGTCTGTGCCACGGCCATTGCGTTGCTCGCGGCGTTGGCGACGTACCGGCCGTTCTATGGACAGAAGATGGTCGAGGGCGGGATCAACCTGCCGCTGATCCTGCCGGAGATCGTCACCGCCGTCGCCACGCTGCTGCTGTTCATGGCGCTGGGGATCAAGCTCGGTTTGCTGACGGTGATCGTCGCGCACATTGGCTTCTGCATTCCTTTCGCCTACCTGCCGATCCGTGCGCGGCTCAATGATCTGGACAAGAGCTTGCTGGAGGCGGCGAACGATTTGTACGCCAACCCGTGGCAGGTGTTTCGTCGAGTGACGCTACCGCTGCTGTGGCCCGCAGTGTTGTCCGGGTCGGTGCTGGCGTTCGTGGTCAGCCTCGACGATTTCATCATGACCTTCTTCGTGGCCGGCCCCGGTTCGACGACGTTGCCGGTGTACATCTTCTCGGCGATCAAGTCCGGCGTGACGCCGGAGATCAACGCGATCTCGACCCTGATGCTGGTGATTTCCATCGTGCTGGTGGTGCTGGCCTTCTGGCTGGGACAGCGCGGCAAAAACCAATGA
- a CDS encoding extracellular solute-binding protein has protein sequence MLKNTIFKSMRYGVAGLALGCFSVFTAQAAEPKELFFYNWTDYYPVELLAKFEKETGIKVTMDGYDSNETLLAKLQAGGAAYDVIVPSQSIMRTLINQNLLLQIDASNLPNFQYVKPAFRDPSFDPGRKFSAPYLWGTTGFSYDSARVPGGKLDDSWKEFFEPRKELEGQLAALDTSSSVINAASHYLNVDECSENPQDAKRILELLQKQKPHLKMYSSDNTVDRMASGEVIMMQNWNGSTARATLQKSTIKYVYPREGLAMFQDNFAVPKSAPHPGNAKLFIDWMMKPENAAAVSNAIAYANGIQSDKLIDAKWRVMDAINMPDEFASRLRPEKECSNKARELQDRIWSKLKG, from the coding sequence ATGTTGAAAAACACGATCTTCAAAAGCATGCGTTACGGCGTCGCCGGTCTGGCCCTCGGTTGCTTCAGCGTTTTCACCGCGCAGGCCGCCGAACCCAAGGAATTGTTCTTCTATAACTGGACCGACTACTACCCGGTGGAACTGCTGGCCAAGTTCGAAAAGGAAACCGGGATCAAGGTCACCATGGACGGCTACGACAGCAACGAAACCCTGCTGGCCAAGTTGCAGGCCGGTGGCGCGGCGTATGACGTAATCGTGCCGTCGCAGTCGATCATGCGCACGTTGATCAACCAGAACCTGCTGCTGCAAATCGACGCGTCGAACCTGCCCAACTTCCAGTACGTCAAACCGGCGTTCCGCGACCCGAGTTTCGACCCGGGCCGCAAGTTCTCCGCTCCGTACCTGTGGGGCACCACCGGGTTTTCCTATGACAGCGCGCGGGTGCCCGGCGGCAAGCTCGATGACTCTTGGAAAGAGTTCTTCGAACCACGCAAGGAACTCGAAGGCCAACTCGCCGCCCTCGATACGTCCAGCAGTGTGATCAACGCGGCCAGCCATTACCTGAACGTGGACGAATGCAGCGAAAACCCGCAGGACGCCAAGCGCATTCTGGAGCTGCTGCAAAAACAGAAACCGCACTTGAAGATGTACAGCTCGGACAACACCGTCGACCGCATGGCCTCCGGTGAAGTGATCATGATGCAAAACTGGAACGGCTCCACTGCCCGGGCCACATTGCAAAAAAGCACCATCAAGTACGTGTACCCGCGCGAAGGCCTGGCGATGTTCCAGGACAACTTCGCCGTACCGAAAAGCGCCCCGCACCCTGGCAACGCGAAGCTCTTCATCGACTGGATGATGAAACCGGAAAACGCCGCCGCCGTGTCCAACGCCATCGCCTACGCCAACGGTATCCAGAGCGACAAACTGATCGACGCCAAATGGCGGGTGATGGACGCGATCAACATGCCCGACGAGTTCGCCTCGCGCCTGCGCCCGGAAAAAGAGTGCAGCAACAAGGCGCGTGAGCTGCAGGACCGGATCTGGTCGAAGCTCAAGGGTTGA
- a CDS encoding amidohydrolase family protein, producing MTQPRWLRNVRPYGSSAEDLLLENGLFKARRPASNAPPAPTDIDGQNQLLTPALVESHVHLDKTLWGQPWRPNSAGPTLKDYIANERRVLRDVQAPIVQRAGALLENCIARGSLTMRCHVDIDPEFGLRHVEAMQQLREAYRDLIDLQLVVFPQTGLISRPGTAELMREAMALGVENVGGLDPCGIDNDPIAQLDFVFKLASEFERGVDIHLHDKGELGLWQIALIADYTERFGRQGRVMISHAYCLGMLPWSQVKPVAERLAALGISLMSSAPADCAVPPFLALRETGVNVCLGSDGIRDAWSPMGNGDMLERAMLLAFRFDLNKDDELMAAFEAATVNGARALGCEGYGLEIGQPADFLLMPVQTLGEAVVSRPMRQVYRGGELIASGGQLLESRL from the coding sequence ATGACCCAACCCCGCTGGCTACGCAACGTGCGCCCCTACGGCTCCTCCGCCGAAGACCTGCTTCTGGAAAACGGCCTGTTCAAGGCTCGACGCCCCGCGTCCAACGCGCCGCCGGCCCCCACCGACATCGACGGCCAAAACCAGCTCCTCACCCCGGCCCTGGTCGAAAGCCACGTCCACCTCGACAAAACCCTCTGGGGTCAACCCTGGCGCCCGAACAGCGCCGGCCCGACGCTCAAGGACTACATCGCCAACGAGCGCCGTGTGCTGCGTGACGTCCAGGCACCGATTGTCCAGCGTGCCGGCGCCCTGCTGGAAAACTGCATCGCCCGTGGCTCGCTGACGATGCGTTGTCACGTCGACATCGACCCGGAATTCGGCCTGCGCCACGTCGAGGCCATGCAACAGCTGCGCGAAGCCTACCGCGACCTGATCGACCTGCAACTGGTGGTGTTCCCGCAAACCGGCCTGATCAGCCGCCCCGGCACCGCCGAACTGATGCGCGAAGCCATGGCCCTGGGCGTGGAAAACGTTGGCGGACTCGACCCCTGCGGCATCGACAATGACCCCATCGCCCAGCTCGACTTCGTGTTTAAGCTGGCCAGCGAATTCGAGCGTGGCGTCGACATTCATCTGCACGACAAGGGCGAACTGGGCCTGTGGCAGATCGCACTGATCGCCGACTACACCGAACGCTTCGGGCGTCAGGGTCGGGTGATGATCAGCCACGCGTACTGCCTTGGGATGTTGCCGTGGAGTCAGGTCAAACCGGTGGCCGAGCGTTTGGCGGCCCTGGGCATTTCCCTGATGAGTTCGGCGCCGGCCGATTGCGCGGTGCCGCCGTTTCTCGCATTGCGCGAGACCGGGGTGAACGTGTGCCTGGGTTCGGACGGCATTCGTGATGCCTGGTCGCCCATGGGCAACGGCGACATGCTCGAACGGGCGATGCTGCTGGCGTTTCGTTTCGATTTGAACAAAGACGATGAACTGATGGCGGCGTTTGAAGCCGCCACAGTGAATGGCGCTCGGGCGTTGGGCTGTGAGGGTTATGGTCTGGAGATCGGTCAGCCGGCGGATTTTTTGCTGATGCCGGTGCAGACGCTGGGTGAAGCGGTGGTGTCGCGGCCGATGCGCCAGGTTTATCGCGGCGGTGAGTTGATCGCCTCGGGTGGCCAACTGCTGGAAAGCCGTCTGTGA
- a CDS encoding amidohydrolase family protein, with protein sequence MKRIGLKASCVVGFDGTRHVLWRDGEVVFEGSRIVFVGRGYPGPVDQWVDYGNALIGPGFIDLDALGDLDSTVLTLDNGDERDMGRMWSEDYLASGPRESYSPDEEVFKYRYAFTQLIRNGITTAMPITSMYYREWAETYDEFSAVVGVAAELGLRTYLGPCYMSGMSYWRADGSLGHHWDETRGMAGLDAAARFFRDFDGAHEGLIRGALLPDRIQTCTPALLQRTAALSRELNAPMRLHCCQGLGEVAMVEQLRGTSPLGWLQQLKLLTPRSLLPHGIYTCGDDDLQRVVDGGASLVHCPVVFARDGEALNSFGRYRAKGINFALGTDTWPADVLENMRQGLNIARLMEGGNSLTSTLDLYNAATLGGAKALGRDDLGRLAPGAKADITVFSLRGLHLGPLFDPLKNLVLAGRGDDCIASYIDGRCVMQDGQVQGVDYPALQRQAQQQFEKLMRSHSDRAFGQPDWKGLFKPAIPFADDYSADAPLSAIDPLL encoded by the coding sequence GTGAAAAGGATTGGATTGAAAGCCAGTTGCGTGGTCGGGTTCGACGGCACCCGGCATGTGCTGTGGCGCGACGGCGAAGTGGTGTTCGAAGGTTCGCGCATTGTGTTTGTCGGGCGTGGCTATCCAGGGCCGGTGGACCAGTGGGTCGATTACGGCAACGCATTGATCGGACCCGGTTTCATCGACCTGGATGCACTCGGCGATCTTGATTCGACGGTGCTGACGCTGGACAACGGCGATGAACGCGACATGGGCCGGATGTGGTCCGAGGATTACCTGGCGAGCGGTCCGCGGGAGAGTTACAGCCCCGATGAAGAAGTCTTCAAATACCGCTACGCCTTCACCCAGCTGATCCGCAACGGCATCACCACCGCCATGCCGATCACTTCGATGTATTACCGCGAATGGGCCGAGACCTACGACGAGTTTTCTGCGGTGGTCGGAGTCGCTGCCGAGTTGGGGCTGCGCACTTACCTTGGTCCCTGCTACATGAGCGGCATGAGTTACTGGCGCGCCGATGGAAGCCTCGGGCATCACTGGGATGAAACGCGGGGCATGGCGGGGCTCGACGCGGCTGCGCGGTTTTTCCGTGATTTCGACGGTGCGCACGAGGGTTTGATTCGTGGCGCGCTGCTGCCGGACCGGATCCAGACCTGCACACCGGCCCTGCTGCAACGCACTGCCGCGCTGAGTCGGGAACTGAACGCGCCGATGCGTTTGCATTGCTGCCAGGGGCTCGGTGAGGTGGCGATGGTCGAACAACTGCGCGGTACTTCGCCGCTGGGTTGGTTGCAGCAATTGAAACTGCTGACCCCGCGCAGCCTGCTGCCCCACGGCATCTACACCTGCGGCGATGACGATCTGCAACGCGTGGTGGATGGCGGCGCGAGTCTGGTGCATTGCCCGGTGGTGTTTGCCCGTGACGGTGAGGCGCTGAACTCCTTCGGTCGCTATCGGGCCAAGGGCATCAACTTCGCCTTGGGCACCGACACCTGGCCAGCGGATGTGCTGGAAAACATGCGCCAGGGTCTGAACATTGCGCGATTGATGGAGGGCGGAAACTCGCTCACCAGCACCCTGGATTTGTACAACGCCGCCACCCTCGGCGGCGCCAAGGCCTTGGGTCGCGATGATCTGGGCCGCCTGGCACCGGGCGCCAAGGCCGACATCACGGTGTTCAGCCTTCGCGGCCTGCATTTGGGGCCGTTGTTCGATCCACTGAAAAACCTGGTGCTGGCCGGGCGCGGTGACGACTGCATCGCCAGCTACATCGACGGCCGCTGTGTGATGCAGGACGGTCAGGTTCAAGGCGTCGACTACCCCGCCCTGCAACGCCAGGCGCAACAACAATTCGAAAAACTGATGCGCAGCCACAGCGACCGGGCCTTCGGCCAACCGGACTGGAAAGGCCTGTTCAAACCGGCCATTCCGTTCGCTGACGACTACAGCGCAGACGCGCCACTGAGCGCGATTGATCCCCTTCTTTAG
- a CDS encoding flavin reductase family protein: MQSFDFSQLSPRDKYKILIGSVVPRPIALVTTIDGEGRINAAPFSFFNALSADPPILALGVENYGDQSPKDTTRNIQLNQEFTVNIVSDALVEAMNVCAVPFAPGFDELTAAGLTAIPGTTVKCPRIGEAPVALECRRMMALSIGQSREIIFGEVLMAHVRDELIDPKTLYIDQLGLDAIGRMGGHGYARTRDYFDLPTRSLQAWTDAPGGGERFWPSGK; encoded by the coding sequence ATGCAAAGCTTTGACTTCAGCCAATTGAGCCCGCGAGACAAGTACAAGATTCTGATCGGCAGCGTGGTGCCCCGGCCGATTGCCCTGGTCACCACCATCGACGGCGAAGGCCGAATCAACGCCGCGCCCTTCAGCTTCTTCAACGCCCTCTCGGCCGACCCGCCGATCCTCGCGTTGGGCGTGGAAAACTACGGCGACCAAAGCCCCAAGGACACCACGCGCAATATCCAGCTCAACCAGGAATTCACCGTGAACATCGTCAGCGATGCCCTGGTGGAAGCCATGAACGTCTGCGCCGTGCCGTTCGCCCCCGGTTTCGACGAACTGACGGCCGCCGGCCTCACCGCCATTCCCGGCACCACGGTCAAATGCCCACGAATCGGCGAAGCCCCGGTGGCGTTGGAGTGTCGACGGATGATGGCGCTGTCCATCGGGCAGTCACGGGAGATTATCTTTGGCGAAGTGTTGATGGCGCATGTGCGGGATGAATTGATCGACCCGAAAACCTTGTACATCGATCAACTCGGGCTCGATGCGATTGGCCGGATGGGTGGGCATGGGTATGCGCGCACGCGGGATTATTTCGATTTGCCGACACGCTCGTTGCAGGCGTGGACGGATGCGCCGGGGGGCGGCGAAAGGTTTTGGCCGTCAGGTAAATGA